Proteins encoded in a region of the Cygnus olor isolate bCygOlo1 chromosome 4, bCygOlo1.pri.v2, whole genome shotgun sequence genome:
- the SHROOM3 gene encoding protein Shroom3 isoform X5, with the protein MMQISQGTLGIPWHQSYHSSSSTSDLSGYEHGYLRRSPDQYSSQGSMESLEHSSPGYHPCHLSPAKSTNSIDQLSHLHSKRDSAYSSFSTNSSIPEYPAPPFSKEHSCSTDSMHSRGGLQEGMRQADIRYVKTVYDAQRGISEEYEVKSSALLPSCEARASLDGRSHGRLHGFSRNNAAPSWAQPAQGSSDSESQPPKGPPLPPARSDSYAAIRHHERPSSCSGLDLNKSGRTQPKGAWPPLVSTLSQGPLLKSHFGEGHLHTVVEKSPESSPTVKPKQSYSQPGQPLLPTGVYPVPSPEPHYAQVPQPSTSNNGTVYPALAKESGYSPSLPVSYDKGAASSTLGFDENGNQSTANRSTIFYQPLAAERKHDATAKLVQQKPPNAAGPEVYLSTSRKEELFSPYKVAHSSRDSTSTAQASKHSLQAPQPQPRDAGERRSPYQPREDWVAESQEDKNGNTQINERDAAAHHQWGHSKAKQYGFSSLQNIAESARRQSSSEVKETQPGEGYSNTKLSFLNSGSKEEKDQRGQGPKQWSDADPQAFARQEEEGASVAPFHAAEPKYEEPPSPQHQKTSDFGRSRLSSSSTQSAPYGKPDPIKSRCSVLEKVSKFEQREQSTHRPHSAGVPSFGQHYGPSRVSQPSGTKCSLNSLEDTRSKLSSREPIQLLGELGRVSSPSVRNGNSDEAHWHSVELQMAASAKQTRSSEYYSPSPENEVQTRAAQLPRSKSTFQLGGEPEKEVLWKDNIQDAHGSQLDTPFNRAYRNSIKDAQSRVLRATSFRRISPPFGSTPKRTTQRPASAHVGMRSTATSPHTPKERHSVTPTEGSLSALDYTKTQHVLRIGGRKRLTAEQKKRSYSEPDKMNEVGISDGEPSPFSFQKKSLHFVFPENTVADRRKIFEREGKASSTASLSKPELKQLQQNALADYIERKTGKRLSSQDVGLLRERSHSSYLQSGGPDSQSLSSASSMNSLQDQNLYRRRESVERIGRTGRMSSTLPPGLMGCFDVSGDEQKKGHREGLVTSRPKTDRCWDYRAKTELTKGTQTDPLGLQGQPCFGKQEQGFETPSTRKSGKSVSVEDLLDRYDNQQRKVCVPVHTRSRSSPTADKKHQDLLRRESSEFGAMVRDPFYVISAGARSFSKKERSHSEKMAFPSYYPHPLHGSEVATRSSTVTESHKTSESSRQDIRTSAFVPSPTEARSHYPEQKQGFKPMFLPLNPYASGRSSPTTPTQTPSDFLTAEDGQALRQHHAKRDALPPESSGTTQAQSLDAVQDRSPESPAEEIMWRRKAGLLHRSLPAKVIWAHSVKENSSPPALVSPPAAGPKFSQRWQSLPTQSSTSSDPETPSPQGTTHLRISESCLQLTPPPLLQDDEDDEVFVMSSQPGVIPPPFSPPPPPLLPPELRSCTSVNGTEEFPPPPPRVALEGYGAAGDKSTRLPEEDKVSSFRSFPKALAKREITGLGTNISEKNWSFSSPASKRTSSPPAVDKQHQLPASSEGPQSSDRQPTTQPDSNHREPAVNTGESEKGSPDSGTLSTAPPVKTKKKSPEDLKSEALAKEIVHKDKSLADILDPDSKMKTTMDLMEGLFPSGTSLLKENNMKRKMTQKKSSRTAAEDNTREEKEAPVTLVTCPAYYNVSAPKAELLNKIKDLPEEAGEEEELLDINEKKAELIGSLTHKLEVLKEAKEGLLADIKMNNALGEEVELLISELCKPNEFDKYKMFIGDLDKVVNLLLSLSGRLARVENVLSSLGENANSEERSSLNEKRKLLAGQHEDARELKENLDRRERVVLEILGNYLSEEQLQDYQHFVKMKSALLIEQRELDDKIKLGQEQLKCLMESLPTDFTPRDATAAAALAAALATSAGVGGKTLPVVSSSL; encoded by the exons CTCCTCGACCAGCGATCTCTCTGGTTACGAGCATGGCTATCTGAGGAGAAGTCCTGACCAATACAGTTCCCAGGGCAGCATGGAAAGCCTGGAGCACTCCTCCCCTGGCTACCACCCTTGTCACCTGTCCCCAGCCAAATCCACCAACAGCATCGACCAGCTCTCCCACCTCCACAGCAAGAGAGACTCAGCCTACAGCTCCTTCTCCACCAACTCCAGCATCCCTGAGTACCCCGCTCCACCGTTCAGCAAGGAGCACTCCTGCTCCACAGACAGCATGCACTCCCGGGGCGGCCTGCAGGAGGGGATGAGGCAGGCTGACATCAGGTACGTCAAGACAGTCTACGACGCCCAGCGAGGGATCTCCGAGGAGTACGAGGTGAAATCCTCTGCCTTGCTTCCCAGCTGCGAGGCCCGGGCCTCGCTGGACGGTCGCAGCCATGGCAGGCTCCACGGCTTCAGCCGGAACAatgcagctccctcctgggCGCAGCCAGCCCAGGGCTCCTCGGACAGTGAGAGCCAGCCCCCCAAGGGACCTCCCTTGCCTCCTGCTCGCAGCGACAGCTATGCAGCCATCAGGCATCACGAGAGGCCCAGCTCATGCTCCGGCCTTGATCTGAACAAATCCGGCCGAACTCAGCCAAAAGGGGCCTGGCCTCCGCTTGTCAGCACCCTCTCCCAGGGGCCGCTGCTCAAGAGCCACTTTGGAGAAGGGCACTTGCACACGGTGGTGGAGAAGAGCCCGGAAAGCAGCCCCACAGTGAAGCCCAAGCAGAGCTATTCCCAGCccgggcagcccctgctgcctACAGGGGTCTACCCGGTGCCTTCCCCAGAGCCACACTACGCCCAGGTGCCCCAGCCTTCCACAAGCAATAACGGGACGGTTTATCCAGCTCTGGCCAAAGAAAGTGGCTACTCTCCGTCTCTTCCCGTCTCATACGACAAaggtgcagccagcagcacgcTGGGCTTTGATGAGAATGGAAACCAAAGCACTGCAAACAGATCGACCATCTTCTACCAGCCCCTGGCCGCTGAGAGAAAGCACGATGCCACAGCTAAGCTTGTCCAGCAAAAACCTCCTAACGCAGCAGGCCCAGAAGTCTACCTGAGCACATCGAGGAAGGAGGAGTTGTTTTCACCTTACAAGGTGGCGCACAGCAGCCGAGACAGCACAAGTACTGCCCAGGCCTCCAAACACAGTTTGCaagccccgcagccccagccgAGGGATGCTGGTGAGAGAAGAAGCCCTTACCAGCCCAGAGAGGACTGGGTGGCTGAGTCCCAGGAGGACAAAAATGGCAACACGCAGATAAACGAGAGAGACGCTGCCGCTCACCACCAGTGGGGTCACAGCAAGGCCAAGCAGTACGGCTTCTCCTCCTTGCAGAACATCGCAGAGAGCGCCAGGAGGCAAAGCAGCTCTGAGGTAAAGGAGACACAGCCGGGTGAGGGTTATTCCAACACCAAGCTGTCCTTCTTGAACAGCGGCAGCAAAGAGGAGAAGGATCAGAGGGGACAGGGGCCCAAACAGTGGAGTGACGCAGACCCGCAGGCCTTTGcgaggcaggaggaagagggcGCGAGCGTGGCCCCGTTCCATGCTGCCGAGCCAAAATACGAAGAGCCCCCTTCGCCGCAGCACCAGAAAACCTCTGATTTTGGGAGGAGCCGGCTCAGTTCTAGCAGCACCCAGAGTGCTCCCTACGGAAAACCAGACCCCATCAAGTCCCGCTGCTCTGTACTGGAGAAGGTCAGCAAGTTTGAGCAGCGAGAGCAAAGCACTCACCGGCCCCACAGTGCCGGCGTTCCCAGCTTCGGCCAGCACTACGGGCCCAGCAGGGTGAGCCAGCCCTCCGGCACAAAGTGCTCTCTGAACAGCCTGGAGGACACGCGCAGCAAGCTCAGCTCCCGTGAGCCCATCCAGCTGCtcggggagctgggcagggtCTCCAGCCCCTCTGTCAGGAATGGGAATTCGGACGAGGCTCACTGGCACTCCGTGGAGCTGCAGATGGCAGCTTCGGCGAAGCAGACGAGGTCCAGCGAATACTACAGCCCGTCTCCTGAAAATGAGGTGCAAACAAGGGCAGCTCAGCTGCCGCGGAGCAAAAGCACGTTCCAGCTGGGAGGGGAGCCTGAGAAGGAAGTCCTCTGGAAGGATAACATCCAGGATGCCCACGGGTCGCAGCTGGACACACCGTTCAACAGGGCCTACAGGAACAGCATTAAAGACGCTCAGTCCCGGGTGCTGAGGGCCACCTCCTTCCGCCGCATCAGCCCCCCCTTTGGGAGCACACCCAAGAGGACAACCCAGCGGCCTGCCTCGGCCCACGTGGGCATGAGGAGCACAGCAACATCTCCCCACACCCCGAAGGAGAGGCACAGCGTGACGCCGACGGAAGGCAGCCTCTCTGCCCTCGACTACACCAAGACACAGCACGTCTTGCGCATCGGGGGCCGGAAGCGGCTGACCGCGGAGCAGAAGAAGCGGTCTTACTCGGAGCCAGACAAGATGAACGAGGTGGGCATCTCCGATGGGGAGCCGTCGCCTTTCTCCTTCCAGAAGAAAAGCCTCCATTTTGTCTTCCCAGAGAACACAGTGGCTGACAGGCGTAAGATCTTTGAAAGGGAGGGCAAAGCTTCTTCCACGGCCAGCCTCTCTAAGCCCGAGCTcaagcagctccagcagaaCGCCCTCGCTGACTACATCGAGCGCAAAACAGGGAAGCGGCTGTCCTCGCAGGATGTCGGGCTGCTCAGGGAGCGCTCCCACAGCTCCTACCTGCAGTCAGGCGGCCCAGACAGCCAGAGcctttcctctgcctccagcaTGAATTCCCTCCAGGACCAGAACCTCTATCGCCGCAGAGAGTCGGTAGAGCGGATAGGCAGGACGGGGCGGATGTCTTCTACCCTTCCTCCCGGGCTCATGGGCTGCTTCGATGTGAGCGGAGATGAGCAGAAGAAAGGGCACCGGGAAGGCTTGGTCACGAGCCGACCCAAAACAGACAGGTGCTGGGATTACAGGGCCAAAACGGAGCTCACCAAAGGCACGCAGACAGACCCTCTGGGCCTGCAGGGCCAGCCTTGCTTTgggaagcaggagcagggcttcGAAACACCCTCCACCAGGAAATCTGGGAAATCAGTGTCTGTGGAAGATTTGCTCGACAGGTACGACAATCAGCAGAGGAAGGTGTGTGTCCCCGTGCACACGCGTTCCAGATCGTCTCCCACAGCGGATAAGAAACACCAG GACCTGCTGAGAAGGGAAAGCAGTGAATTTGGCGCCATGGTGAGAGATCCTTTCTACGTGATCAGCGCAGGAGCCAG GTCtttcagcaagaaagaaagaagccacTCTGAAAAAATGGCGTTTCCAAGTTATTATCCCCATCCACTCCATGGTAGCGAGGTTGCCACCAGGTCCTCCACAGTGACCGAGAGCCATAAGACCTCAGAATCTTCCAGGCAAGATATCAGGACTTCTGCATTTGTCCCATCTCCAACAGAGGCAAGGAGTCATTATCCAGAGCAAAAGCAAGGCTTTAAACCCATGTTCCTTCCTCTTAATCCATATGCATCCGGCCGGTCCTCACCTACTACGCCCACACAGACTCCCTCAGACTTTCTGACTGCAGAGGATGGCCAGGCTCTGAGACAGCACCATGCCAAACGAGATGCTCTTCCCCCTGAGAGCAGTGGTACTACACAGGCACAGTCTCTGGATGCTGTTCAGGATAGATCCCCTGAGTCTCCTGCAGAAGAAATCatgtggagaagaaaagcagggctgctgcacagATCCCTCCCAGCCAAGGTGATATGGGCTCATTCAGTCAAAGAAAACAGCTCACCACCTGCTCTGGtgtctcctccagcagctgggccaAAGTTCTCCCAGAGGTGGCAGTCCCTTCCGACACAGAGCAGCACTTCTTCTGACCCAGAGACTCCTTCTCCCCAGGGGACAACCCACCTCCGGATCTCGGAGTCGTGCCTGCAGCTCACGCCCCCGCCATTGCTGCAGGACGATGAAGACGACGAGGTGTTTGTCATGTCTTCCCAGCCCGGGGTCATCCCTCCACCCTTCTCACCCCCACCGCcaccccttcttcctcctgagCTGAGGTCTTGCACTTCTGTGAATGGCACAGAGGAattcccacctcctcccccacGGGTGGCACTTGAGGGGTATGGGGCAGCTGGAGACAAATCCACCAGGCTCCCAGAGGAGGACAAAGTGAG CAGCTTCAGAAGCTTTCCCAAAGCCCTGGCCAAGAGGGAGATAACAGGGTTGGGCACGAATATCAGTGAAAAGAATTGGTCCTTCTCATCGCCTGCATCAAAGAGGACTAGTTCTCCACCTGCTGTGGATAAGCAGCACCAGTTACCTGCTTCTTCTGAAGGGCCTCAAAGCTCTGATAGACAGCCCACAACTCAACCTGATAGCAACCACAGAGAGCCAGCAGTTAACACCGGAGAGTCAGAAAAGGGCAGCCCAGACTCCGGGACactcagcacagctcctccggtgaagacaaagaaaaagagccCAGAGGATCTTAAGTCAGAGGCTCTAGCGAAGGAGATCGTCCATAAAGACAAGTCTCTGGCTGATATCCTGGATCCAGACTCCAAAATGAAGACAACCATGGACTTAATGGAAGGGCTTTTCCCTAGTGGAACCAGCTTGCTGAAGGAGAACAacatgaaaaggaagatgacaCAGAAGAAATCtagcaggacagcagcagaagaTAACAC gagagaagaaaaggaagctcCTGTAACTCTGGTCACCTGCCCTGCTTATTACAATGTTTCAGCACCCAAAGCAGAACTGCTGAATAAAATCAAAGACTTGCCAGAAGaagcaggggaggaagaggagctgctggaCATCAATGAGAAGAAG GCTGAGCTCATCGGGAGCTTGACCCACAAACTGGAAGTCCTGAAGGAAGCCAAGGAAGGCCTGCTTGCAGACATTAAGATGAATAATGCTCTTGGAGAGGAGGTGGAGCTGTTGATCAGCGAGCTATGCAAACCAAACGAGTTTGACAAATACAAGATGTTCATTGGCGATTTAGATAAGGTGGTGAacctcctgctctccctctcAGGACGCCTGGCCCGGGTTGAGAATGTTCTGAGTAGCTTAGGGGAAAATGCCAACAGTGAAGAGCGG AGTTCTCTGAACGAGAAGAGGAAACTGCTGGCTGGCCAGCACGAAGACGCCCGGGAACTGAAGGAAAACCTTGACCGTCGAGAACGGGTGGTCTTGGAGATCCTGGGCAACTACCTCTCTGAGGAGCAGCTCCAGGACTACCAGCACTTTGTAAAGATGAAGTCCGCACTCCTCATAGAGCAGCGAGAGCTAGACGATAAAATCAAACTGGGTCAGGAACAGCTCAAGTGCCTGATGGAAAGCCTCCCCACAGACTTCACACCCAGGGATGCAACGGCAGCAGCTGCCCTAGCTGCAGCACTTGCTACCTCCGCCGGGGTCGGTGGTAAAACGCTTCCAGTGGTCTCATCCTCACTCTAA
- the SHROOM3 gene encoding protein Shroom3 isoform X6: MMQISQGTLGIPWHQSYHSSSSTSDLSGYEHGYLRRSPDQYSSQGSMESLEHSSPGYHPCHLSPAKSTNSIDQLSHLHSKRDSAYSSFSTNSSIPEYPAPPFSKEHSCSTDSMHSRGGLQEGMRQADIRYVKTVYDAQRGISEEYEVKSSALLPSCEARASLDGRSHGRLHGFSRNNAAPSWAQPAQGSSDSESQPPKGPPLPPARSDSYAAIRHHERPSSCSGLDLNKSGRTQPKGAWPPLVSTLSQGPLLKSHFGEGHLHTVVEKSPESSPTVKPKQSYSQPGQPLLPTGVYPVPSPEPHYAQVPQPSTSNNGTVYPALAKESGYSPSLPVSYDKGAASSTLGFDENGNQSTANRSTIFYQPLAAERKHDATAKLVQQKPPNAAGPEVYLSTSRKEELFSPYKVAHSSRDSTSTAQASKHSLQAPQPQPRDAGERRSPYQPREDWVAESQEDKNGNTQINERDAAAHHQWGHSKAKQYGFSSLQNIAESARRQSSSEVKETQPGEGYSNTKLSFLNSGSKEEKDQRGQGPKQWSDADPQAFARQEEEGASVAPFHAAEPKYEEPPSPQHQKTSDFGRSRLSSSSTQSAPYGKPDPIKSRCSVLEKVSKFEQREQSTHRPHSAGVPSFGQHYGPSRVSQPSGTKCSLNSLEDTRSKLSSREPIQLLGELGRVSSPSVRNGNSDEAHWHSVELQMAASAKQTRSSEYYSPSPENEVQTRAAQLPRSKSTFQLGGEPEKEVLWKDNIQDAHGSQLDTPFNRAYRNSIKDAQSRVLRATSFRRISPPFGSTPKRTTQRPASAHVGMRSTATSPHTPKERHSVTPTEGSLSALDYTKTQHVLRIGGRKRLTAEQKKRSYSEPDKMNEVGISDGEPSPFSFQKKSLHFVFPENTVADRRKIFEREGKASSTASLSKPELKQLQQNALADYIERKTGKRLSSQDVGLLRERSHSSYLQSGGPDSQSLSSASSMNSLQDQNLYRRRESVERIGRTGRMSSTLPPGLMGCFDVSGDEQKKGHREGLVTSRPKTDRCWDYRAKTELTKGTQTDPLGLQGQPCFGKQEQGFETPSTRKSGKSVSVEDLLDRYDNQQRKVCVPVHTRSRSSPTADKKHQDLLRRESSEFGAMVRDPFYVISAGARSFSKKERSHSEKMAFPSYYPHPLHGSEVATRSSTVTESHKTSESSRQDIRTSAFVPSPTEARSHYPEQKQGFKPMFLPLNPYASGRSSPTTPTQTPSDFLTAEDGQALRQHHAKRDALPPESSGTTQAQSLDAVQDRSPESPAEEIMWRRKAGLLHRSLPAKVIWAHSVKENSSPPALVSPPAAGPKFSQRWQSLPTQSSTSSDPETPSPQGTTHLRISESCLQLTPPPLLQDDEDDEVFVMSSQPGVIPPPFSPPPPPLLPPELRSCTSVNGTEEFPPPPPRVALEGYGAAGDKSTRLPEEDKVSFRSFPKALAKREITGLGTNISEKNWSFSSPASKRTSSPPAVDKQHQLPASSEGPQSSDRQPTTQPDSNHREPAVNTGESEKGSPDSGTLSTAPPVKTKKKSPEDLKSEALAKEIVHKDKSLADILDPDSKMKTTMDLMEGLFPSGTSLLKENNMKRKMTQKKSSRTAAEDNTREEKEAPVTLVTCPAYYNVSAPKAELLNKIKDLPEEAGEEEELLDINEKKAELIGSLTHKLEVLKEAKEGLLADIKMNNALGEEVELLISELCKPNEFDKYKMFIGDLDKVVNLLLSLSGRLARVENVLSSLGENANSEERSSLNEKRKLLAGQHEDARELKENLDRRERVVLEILGNYLSEEQLQDYQHFVKMKSALLIEQRELDDKIKLGQEQLKCLMESLPTDFTPRDATAAAALAAALATSAGVGGKTLPVVSSSL; this comes from the exons CTCCTCGACCAGCGATCTCTCTGGTTACGAGCATGGCTATCTGAGGAGAAGTCCTGACCAATACAGTTCCCAGGGCAGCATGGAAAGCCTGGAGCACTCCTCCCCTGGCTACCACCCTTGTCACCTGTCCCCAGCCAAATCCACCAACAGCATCGACCAGCTCTCCCACCTCCACAGCAAGAGAGACTCAGCCTACAGCTCCTTCTCCACCAACTCCAGCATCCCTGAGTACCCCGCTCCACCGTTCAGCAAGGAGCACTCCTGCTCCACAGACAGCATGCACTCCCGGGGCGGCCTGCAGGAGGGGATGAGGCAGGCTGACATCAGGTACGTCAAGACAGTCTACGACGCCCAGCGAGGGATCTCCGAGGAGTACGAGGTGAAATCCTCTGCCTTGCTTCCCAGCTGCGAGGCCCGGGCCTCGCTGGACGGTCGCAGCCATGGCAGGCTCCACGGCTTCAGCCGGAACAatgcagctccctcctgggCGCAGCCAGCCCAGGGCTCCTCGGACAGTGAGAGCCAGCCCCCCAAGGGACCTCCCTTGCCTCCTGCTCGCAGCGACAGCTATGCAGCCATCAGGCATCACGAGAGGCCCAGCTCATGCTCCGGCCTTGATCTGAACAAATCCGGCCGAACTCAGCCAAAAGGGGCCTGGCCTCCGCTTGTCAGCACCCTCTCCCAGGGGCCGCTGCTCAAGAGCCACTTTGGAGAAGGGCACTTGCACACGGTGGTGGAGAAGAGCCCGGAAAGCAGCCCCACAGTGAAGCCCAAGCAGAGCTATTCCCAGCccgggcagcccctgctgcctACAGGGGTCTACCCGGTGCCTTCCCCAGAGCCACACTACGCCCAGGTGCCCCAGCCTTCCACAAGCAATAACGGGACGGTTTATCCAGCTCTGGCCAAAGAAAGTGGCTACTCTCCGTCTCTTCCCGTCTCATACGACAAaggtgcagccagcagcacgcTGGGCTTTGATGAGAATGGAAACCAAAGCACTGCAAACAGATCGACCATCTTCTACCAGCCCCTGGCCGCTGAGAGAAAGCACGATGCCACAGCTAAGCTTGTCCAGCAAAAACCTCCTAACGCAGCAGGCCCAGAAGTCTACCTGAGCACATCGAGGAAGGAGGAGTTGTTTTCACCTTACAAGGTGGCGCACAGCAGCCGAGACAGCACAAGTACTGCCCAGGCCTCCAAACACAGTTTGCaagccccgcagccccagccgAGGGATGCTGGTGAGAGAAGAAGCCCTTACCAGCCCAGAGAGGACTGGGTGGCTGAGTCCCAGGAGGACAAAAATGGCAACACGCAGATAAACGAGAGAGACGCTGCCGCTCACCACCAGTGGGGTCACAGCAAGGCCAAGCAGTACGGCTTCTCCTCCTTGCAGAACATCGCAGAGAGCGCCAGGAGGCAAAGCAGCTCTGAGGTAAAGGAGACACAGCCGGGTGAGGGTTATTCCAACACCAAGCTGTCCTTCTTGAACAGCGGCAGCAAAGAGGAGAAGGATCAGAGGGGACAGGGGCCCAAACAGTGGAGTGACGCAGACCCGCAGGCCTTTGcgaggcaggaggaagagggcGCGAGCGTGGCCCCGTTCCATGCTGCCGAGCCAAAATACGAAGAGCCCCCTTCGCCGCAGCACCAGAAAACCTCTGATTTTGGGAGGAGCCGGCTCAGTTCTAGCAGCACCCAGAGTGCTCCCTACGGAAAACCAGACCCCATCAAGTCCCGCTGCTCTGTACTGGAGAAGGTCAGCAAGTTTGAGCAGCGAGAGCAAAGCACTCACCGGCCCCACAGTGCCGGCGTTCCCAGCTTCGGCCAGCACTACGGGCCCAGCAGGGTGAGCCAGCCCTCCGGCACAAAGTGCTCTCTGAACAGCCTGGAGGACACGCGCAGCAAGCTCAGCTCCCGTGAGCCCATCCAGCTGCtcggggagctgggcagggtCTCCAGCCCCTCTGTCAGGAATGGGAATTCGGACGAGGCTCACTGGCACTCCGTGGAGCTGCAGATGGCAGCTTCGGCGAAGCAGACGAGGTCCAGCGAATACTACAGCCCGTCTCCTGAAAATGAGGTGCAAACAAGGGCAGCTCAGCTGCCGCGGAGCAAAAGCACGTTCCAGCTGGGAGGGGAGCCTGAGAAGGAAGTCCTCTGGAAGGATAACATCCAGGATGCCCACGGGTCGCAGCTGGACACACCGTTCAACAGGGCCTACAGGAACAGCATTAAAGACGCTCAGTCCCGGGTGCTGAGGGCCACCTCCTTCCGCCGCATCAGCCCCCCCTTTGGGAGCACACCCAAGAGGACAACCCAGCGGCCTGCCTCGGCCCACGTGGGCATGAGGAGCACAGCAACATCTCCCCACACCCCGAAGGAGAGGCACAGCGTGACGCCGACGGAAGGCAGCCTCTCTGCCCTCGACTACACCAAGACACAGCACGTCTTGCGCATCGGGGGCCGGAAGCGGCTGACCGCGGAGCAGAAGAAGCGGTCTTACTCGGAGCCAGACAAGATGAACGAGGTGGGCATCTCCGATGGGGAGCCGTCGCCTTTCTCCTTCCAGAAGAAAAGCCTCCATTTTGTCTTCCCAGAGAACACAGTGGCTGACAGGCGTAAGATCTTTGAAAGGGAGGGCAAAGCTTCTTCCACGGCCAGCCTCTCTAAGCCCGAGCTcaagcagctccagcagaaCGCCCTCGCTGACTACATCGAGCGCAAAACAGGGAAGCGGCTGTCCTCGCAGGATGTCGGGCTGCTCAGGGAGCGCTCCCACAGCTCCTACCTGCAGTCAGGCGGCCCAGACAGCCAGAGcctttcctctgcctccagcaTGAATTCCCTCCAGGACCAGAACCTCTATCGCCGCAGAGAGTCGGTAGAGCGGATAGGCAGGACGGGGCGGATGTCTTCTACCCTTCCTCCCGGGCTCATGGGCTGCTTCGATGTGAGCGGAGATGAGCAGAAGAAAGGGCACCGGGAAGGCTTGGTCACGAGCCGACCCAAAACAGACAGGTGCTGGGATTACAGGGCCAAAACGGAGCTCACCAAAGGCACGCAGACAGACCCTCTGGGCCTGCAGGGCCAGCCTTGCTTTgggaagcaggagcagggcttcGAAACACCCTCCACCAGGAAATCTGGGAAATCAGTGTCTGTGGAAGATTTGCTCGACAGGTACGACAATCAGCAGAGGAAGGTGTGTGTCCCCGTGCACACGCGTTCCAGATCGTCTCCCACAGCGGATAAGAAACACCAG GACCTGCTGAGAAGGGAAAGCAGTGAATTTGGCGCCATGGTGAGAGATCCTTTCTACGTGATCAGCGCAGGAGCCAG GTCtttcagcaagaaagaaagaagccacTCTGAAAAAATGGCGTTTCCAAGTTATTATCCCCATCCACTCCATGGTAGCGAGGTTGCCACCAGGTCCTCCACAGTGACCGAGAGCCATAAGACCTCAGAATCTTCCAGGCAAGATATCAGGACTTCTGCATTTGTCCCATCTCCAACAGAGGCAAGGAGTCATTATCCAGAGCAAAAGCAAGGCTTTAAACCCATGTTCCTTCCTCTTAATCCATATGCATCCGGCCGGTCCTCACCTACTACGCCCACACAGACTCCCTCAGACTTTCTGACTGCAGAGGATGGCCAGGCTCTGAGACAGCACCATGCCAAACGAGATGCTCTTCCCCCTGAGAGCAGTGGTACTACACAGGCACAGTCTCTGGATGCTGTTCAGGATAGATCCCCTGAGTCTCCTGCAGAAGAAATCatgtggagaagaaaagcagggctgctgcacagATCCCTCCCAGCCAAGGTGATATGGGCTCATTCAGTCAAAGAAAACAGCTCACCACCTGCTCTGGtgtctcctccagcagctgggccaAAGTTCTCCCAGAGGTGGCAGTCCCTTCCGACACAGAGCAGCACTTCTTCTGACCCAGAGACTCCTTCTCCCCAGGGGACAACCCACCTCCGGATCTCGGAGTCGTGCCTGCAGCTCACGCCCCCGCCATTGCTGCAGGACGATGAAGACGACGAGGTGTTTGTCATGTCTTCCCAGCCCGGGGTCATCCCTCCACCCTTCTCACCCCCACCGCcaccccttcttcctcctgagCTGAGGTCTTGCACTTCTGTGAATGGCACAGAGGAattcccacctcctcccccacGGGTGGCACTTGAGGGGTATGGGGCAGCTGGAGACAAATCCACCAGGCTCCCAGAGGAGGACAAAGTGAG CTTCAGAAGCTTTCCCAAAGCCCTGGCCAAGAGGGAGATAACAGGGTTGGGCACGAATATCAGTGAAAAGAATTGGTCCTTCTCATCGCCTGCATCAAAGAGGACTAGTTCTCCACCTGCTGTGGATAAGCAGCACCAGTTACCTGCTTCTTCTGAAGGGCCTCAAAGCTCTGATAGACAGCCCACAACTCAACCTGATAGCAACCACAGAGAGCCAGCAGTTAACACCGGAGAGTCAGAAAAGGGCAGCCCAGACTCCGGGACactcagcacagctcctccggtgaagacaaagaaaaagagccCAGAGGATCTTAAGTCAGAGGCTCTAGCGAAGGAGATCGTCCATAAAGACAAGTCTCTGGCTGATATCCTGGATCCAGACTCCAAAATGAAGACAACCATGGACTTAATGGAAGGGCTTTTCCCTAGTGGAACCAGCTTGCTGAAGGAGAACAacatgaaaaggaagatgacaCAGAAGAAATCtagcaggacagcagcagaagaTAACAC gagagaagaaaaggaagctcCTGTAACTCTGGTCACCTGCCCTGCTTATTACAATGTTTCAGCACCCAAAGCAGAACTGCTGAATAAAATCAAAGACTTGCCAGAAGaagcaggggaggaagaggagctgctggaCATCAATGAGAAGAAG GCTGAGCTCATCGGGAGCTTGACCCACAAACTGGAAGTCCTGAAGGAAGCCAAGGAAGGCCTGCTTGCAGACATTAAGATGAATAATGCTCTTGGAGAGGAGGTGGAGCTGTTGATCAGCGAGCTATGCAAACCAAACGAGTTTGACAAATACAAGATGTTCATTGGCGATTTAGATAAGGTGGTGAacctcctgctctccctctcAGGACGCCTGGCCCGGGTTGAGAATGTTCTGAGTAGCTTAGGGGAAAATGCCAACAGTGAAGAGCGG AGTTCTCTGAACGAGAAGAGGAAACTGCTGGCTGGCCAGCACGAAGACGCCCGGGAACTGAAGGAAAACCTTGACCGTCGAGAACGGGTGGTCTTGGAGATCCTGGGCAACTACCTCTCTGAGGAGCAGCTCCAGGACTACCAGCACTTTGTAAAGATGAAGTCCGCACTCCTCATAGAGCAGCGAGAGCTAGACGATAAAATCAAACTGGGTCAGGAACAGCTCAAGTGCCTGATGGAAAGCCTCCCCACAGACTTCACACCCAGGGATGCAACGGCAGCAGCTGCCCTAGCTGCAGCACTTGCTACCTCCGCCGGGGTCGGTGGTAAAACGCTTCCAGTGGTCTCATCCTCACTCTAA